From a single Bacteroidetes Order II. bacterium genomic region:
- a CDS encoding DUF192 domain-containing protein: MKQLFLFCLCLFIAACNPEKPAPDTLPKADEPIFREEGRLWIMNTDSSRVADFKIEIADSPEEQEMGLMNRTSLPENSGMLFIFPKEEPQQFWMANTLISLDLVFINAEKKVVTVAKLAQPQSTAGIPSAAPAKYVLEIAGGQADHFGITEGMTMNFSRTDAK; encoded by the coding sequence ATGAAACAATTGTTTTTATTCTGCTTATGCCTTTTTATTGCGGCTTGTAATCCAGAAAAGCCTGCGCCAGACACCCTCCCTAAAGCAGACGAGCCGATTTTTCGGGAAGAGGGGCGATTATGGATCATGAACACAGATTCGAGCCGAGTAGCCGATTTCAAGATTGAAATTGCGGATTCGCCCGAAGAGCAGGAAATGGGTCTTATGAACCGTACCTCTCTCCCCGAAAATAGTGGGATGCTCTTCATCTTTCCTAAAGAAGAGCCACAGCAATTTTGGATGGCCAATACGCTTATTTCTTTAGACTTGGTGTTCATCAATGCCGAAAAGAAAGTAGTCACCGTTGCAAAGTTAGCCCAACCTCAGTCCACAGCGGGTATTCCTTCTGCTGCTCCAGCAAAATATGTTTTAGAAATTGCTGGTGGGCAAGCCGATCACTTTGGCATTACGGAAGGAATGACCATGAACTTCTCGCGCACCGATGCCAAGTAG